One Sander vitreus isolate 19-12246 chromosome 22, sanVit1, whole genome shotgun sequence DNA segment encodes these proteins:
- the dselb gene encoding dermatan-sulfate epimerase-like protein, with product MYSQMPGNMAVNWVVYSVFLLPLFAVGTAFSGVFNATDRDIFTDDLLQVKLAQARATEQWKLQSTDSHPNLYFNQVDVLHLRQRSSTTHSHIFKVIRAAALTMLSNVPFYMPPVKHAEFTSKWNEIYGNNLPPLALYCLLCPEDSAALQFLIKFMDRMTEYPDWKVTSAPNDEVPMAHSLTGFATAYDFIYSYLDEQRRDVYLKKIRSETEELYELSKYRGWGKQYLQNHQTTNILAVLTGAIVVGSHDDPESMIWKQVAVNYMEKTMFLLNHVVDGSLDEGVAYGSYTAKSITQYVFLAQRHFNIDNLQNNWLRGHFWFYYATLLPGFQRTVGIADSNYNWFYGPESQLVFLDTFVMRNGTGNWLAQQIRKHRPKDGPMGQSSAQRWATLHTEYIWYNSHLTPQPPHDFGIARMHIFSNWGVVTYGAGLPNGQGNTFVSFKSGKLGGRAVYDIVHDKPYSWVEGWNSFNPGHEHPDQNSFTFAPNGQVFVSEALYGPKYSYLNNVLVFSPSPTSQCNSPWEGQLGECAKWLRWTDEGVGDARGEVIVASSHRDTMFVSGEAALAYSPAMRLKSVYRALVLLNSQTLLVLDHVEKWSDSPVKSLSAFFHNLDIDFKYVPFRFMDRYNGAMMDVWDAHYKMFWFDSQGHSPDTRIQEAEQAAEFKKRWTQYVNVTFPMTGTVSRVAYVLHGPYVKVSSCRFMDNSKNGVRLSLTINNTEKIVSIATNYKDIGARQTYLGFGGHCKVEDGYQITRYGLGTQLIPKQISSDNQLFDFGVTVNVIAGVVLCVAIGFLTMQRKFYVCFSRLMRYALLSVLILWIAELLFVSNSCDELLCGVKWKVAGAKSEVNKQIRLYEQHRLPLPTVVITTLPGSGSEILKHLFYNNSDFVYIRVPTEHVDIPETEFEFDSVVDACEWSRSDAMHGRFKIIQGWLHSLVHNTKLHLQNIQLVEGSRFKQPQRVSLSRDRKKRSRRREPVSELKGKLRISLDRDAEYVREIRRHVAEYPNARVVLNMRSGSWPLKLPFIQEVVGSSLRTIYMVRDPRAWIYLMVYNSKPSLYSLKNIPQHLSLIFKEDAVSDGCPTAAPEFKIIQRLLSRSETNPILILAHLWLAHTAAVLRVSESVPEESYLRVRFEDVVNFPQETAESIHTFLGVPVSPAALNQLLFTTSTNLYNLMYEGDISPANINMWRQTMPRKDIRLIEDVCGIVMRRLGYTRFAS from the coding sequence ATGTATTCACAAATGCCCGGCAACATGGCAGTGAACTGGGTTGTCTATTCAGTTTTTTTACTACCGCTGTTTGCAGTGGGGACAGCGTTCTCGGGGGTCTTCAACGccacagacagagacattttTACAGATGACTTGCTGCAGGTCAAGCTCGCACAAGCCAGAGCGACTGAGCAGTGGAAACTACAGTCTACTGATTCCCATCCAAACCTATATTTTAACCAAGTGGATGTGTTGCACTTGAGGCAAAGGTCCTCCACCACCCACAGTCACATATTTAAAGTCATCCGGGCGGCTGCGCTCACCATGCTGTCTAATGTCCCTTTTTACATGCCCCCAGTGAAACATGCAGAGTTTACAAGCAAGTGGAATGAGATTTATGGGAACAACCTGCCTCCCCTGGCTCTCTACTGCCTGTTGTGCCCAGAGGACTCTGCTGCCCTGCAGTTTCTTATCAAGTTTATGGATAGGATGACTGAATATCCAGACTGGAAGGTAACCAGTGCCCCTAACGACGAGGTCCCCATGGCACACTCTCTCACTGGGTTTGCCACTGCTTATGACTTCATTTACTCCTACCTGGATGAGCAGCGAAGGGATGTTTACCTCAAGAAAATTCGCTCTGAGACAGAGGAGCTGTATGAGCTCTCAAAGTacagggggtgggggaaacAGTATCTCCAAAATCATCAAACCACTAACATATTAGCTGTCCTGACTGGGGCAATAGTGGTTGGATCACATGATGACCCGGAGTCAATGATCTGGAAACAAGTGGCAGTGAACTACATGGAGAAAACTATGTTTCTCCTAAACCATGTTGTTGATGGGTCTCTGGATGAGGGAGTAGCCTACGGGAGCTACACAGCCAAGTCCATCACACAGTATGTCTTCTTAGCTCAACGCCATTTCAACATTGACAACCTGCAAAACAATTGGCTGCGGGGACACTTCTGGTTTTATTATGCCACTCTGTTGCCGGGATTTCAGAGAACAGTTGGCATCGCAGACTCCAACTACAACTGGTTTTATGGGCCGGAGAGCCAGCTTGTTTTCCTCGACACATTCGTCATGAGGAACGGGACGGGTAACTGGCTGGCTCAACAGATTCGAAAGCACCGACCCAAGGATGGTCCCATGGGGCAGTCGTCTGCCCAGCGCTGGGCTACACTTCACACAGAATACATCTGGTACAACTCCCACCTCACGCCGCAGCCTCCCCACGACTTTGGAATAGCTAGGATGCATATTTTCTCAAACTGGGGTGTGGTTACCTATGGAGCAGGGCTACCAAACGGCCAGGGTAACACTTTTGTCTCCTTTAAGTCTGGCAAGCTGGGGGGCCGTGCAGTCTATGACATTGTCCATGACAAGCCTTACTCCTGGGTGGAGGGCTGGAACAGCTTTAACCCAGGTCACGAACACCCTGATCAAAACTCTTTCACATTTGCTCCAAATGGACAAGTATTTGTGTCTGAAGCACTTTATGGTCCAAAGTACAGCTACCTTAACAATGTGTTAGTGTTCAGTCCATCTCCTACCAGCCAGTGTAACAGTCCATGGGAGGGTCAATTGGGGGAATGCGCTAAGTGGCTGCGTTGGACTGATGAGGGGGTGGGTGATGCGAGAGGGGAGGTGATTGTCGCCTCCTCACACAGGGACACCATGTTTGTGAGTGGGGAAGCGGCATTGGCTTATTCCCCCGCTATGAGACTAAAGAGTGTGTACAGAGCTTTAGTTCTGCTAAACTCACAGACTCTGCTGGTGCTTGACCACGTAGAGAAGTGGAGTGATTCACCTGTAAAGTCCCTCAGTGCTTTTTTCCACAATCTTGACATTGACTTTAAATACGTCCCTTTCAGATTCATGGACAGATATAATGGCGCCATGATGGATGTGTGGGACGCTCATTATAAAATGTTCTGGTTCGACAGCCAGGGTCACAGCCCTGATACCAGGATACAAGAGGCAGAGCAGGCAGCTGAGTTTAAAAAGAGGTGGACTCAGTATGTCAATGTCACTTTCCCAATGACAGGCACAGTCAGCAGAGTCGCTTACGTCTTGCATGGGCCATATGTCAAAGTGTCCAGCTGTAGATTTATGGATAATAGCAAAAATGGAGTGAGACTTTCTTTAACCATAAATAACACAGAGAAGATAGTCTCTATTGCTACAAATTACAAAGACATAGGAGCAAGGCAGACTTATTTAGGATTCGGAGGTCACTGTAAAGTTGAGGATGGATATCAAATCACTCGATATGGCCTTGGGACTCAACTCATCCCCAAACAAATAAGCAGTGATAATCAGCTGTTTGACTTTGGCGTCACAGTCAATGTGATAGCAGGGGTTGTTCTCTGTGTGGCCATAGGATTTTTGACCATGCAGAGGAAGTTTTATGTCTGCTTCAGCAGGCTGATGCGTTATGCCCTCCTCTCTGTGCTCATTCTGTGGATAGCTGAGCTGCTGTTTGTGTCCAACAGCTGCGATGAGCTTCTCTGTGGGGTAAAATGGAAAGTTGCGGGTGCCAAAAGCgaagtaaacaaacaaatcagACTGTATGAGCAGCACCGACTCCCCCTTCCCACCGTCGTCATAACAACCCTTCCCGGATCGGGATCGGAAATACTCAAGCACCTTTTCTACAACAACTCAGACTTTGTTTACATCAGAGTTCCCACCGAGCACGTTGACATTCCCGAGACCGAGTTTGAGTTTGACTCCGTGGTCGACGCCTGTGAGTGGTCGAGGTCAGACGCCATGCACGGACGGTTTAAGATTATTCAGGGCTGGCTGCATTCGCTGGTCCACAACACCAAGCTGCACTTGCAGAATATTCAGCTAGTAGAGGGCAGCAGGTTCAAACAGCCCCAGAGAGTCAGCCTCTCTagggacagaaagaaaagatcCAGGAGGAGAGAGCCGGTGTCTGAGCTGAAGGGCAAGCTGAGAATAAGTCTGGACAGAGATGCAGAGTATGTTAGGGAGATAAGACGCCATGTTGCGGAGTACCCCAACGCCCGGGTGGTCCTCAACATGCGAAGCGGAAGCTGGCCGCTCAAACTGCCTTTCATTCAGGAGGTTGTGGGATCTTCCCTGAGGACAATCTACATGGTGAGAGACCCTCGAGCGTGGATTTATCTCATGGTTTATAACAGCAAACCCAGCCTTTACTCCCTTAAAAATATCCCGCAGCACCTTTCCTTGATATTCAAGGAGGATGCTGTCAGTGACGGGTGCCCAACTGCAGCGCCAGAGTTTAAAATAATCCAGAGGCTGCTGTCGCGTTCAGAGACAAACCCCATCCTGATACTGGCTCATCTGTGGCTGGCTCACACCGCAGCGGTGCTGAGAGTCAGCGAGAGCGTCCCCGAGGAGTCCTACCTCCGAGTGAGGTTTGAGGACGTGGTCAACTTCCCGCAGGAGACAGCAGAGAGCATACACACATTTCTGGGGGTGCCCGTCTCACCCGCAGCCCTCAACCAACTTCTATTCACCACATCCACAAACCTGTACAATCTAATGTACGAAGGAGACATTTCACCAGCCAACATTAACATGTGGAGACAAACTATGCCTCGAAAGGACATCAGACTAATAGAGGACGTGTGTGGGATTGTGATGAGGAGGCTGGGTTACACCAGGTTTGCCAGTTAA